The uncultured Desulfobulbus sp. genome window below encodes:
- a CDS encoding VWA domain-containing protein, with amino-acid sequence MELELLKERFFEMVAPAIPNEWDVEEALGPLASDEAQYVEDIFSQIPAIWPVSHSLCFAYLHAAGPALCCLDADELSLWVHMLLDRYETGGLRAAQQFMENVEQQFACYRRGEGGLRLVDVRGRLQPYVNGLAGRELSLITADVPSTDGESIYLPGEIGVFTEQEENFLLYKLMVSFQWACLDGGTFEAPVYLPIKKKQAHPLDCFFSEFDNPANAQSLFHYFETARILQYLRGELPGLMRQATPLLKKLIPEEADSSTLLARLQRGLLHDQWLEQGTSAIDDSARQLLSTLVEADRSNSISLEAVRELMPLVDPEEKLAQSNPLVFQGKLRLQEMRNLGLREKMDKELRMMQSAHLPPVANQVEKEQQATNGGQQHGQDAAMIIDIETALEQLPPFMHSQMNLESALLEEKNSQTTDPGQSATTENTVNANEGSGGQVFAKEGQGGNGGEPEHFEPLVYDEWDFRRKGFRKNWCVVREKEITPVKNTFMEKTLKQYRGHIRRLRHQFERLQTSERFVRRQREGSDIDFDAVVESMSDMQAGRHGSDRLFIRLAREQRDIAVYFLVDMSNSTAGWVGQSIKEALVLICEAMEVLNDRYGIYGFSGMRRLRCELFPVKRMNEHYSQTVRERISAIGPREYTRMAPAIRHMTSLFSTVEAKVRLLIVLSDGKPEDYDDYKGDYAIEDTRHALLEAKAQGIHPFCITIDRQAHEYMDHMYGEVNYIFIDKIKQLPARMSEIYRALTS; translated from the coding sequence ATGGAATTGGAACTACTCAAAGAACGGTTTTTTGAGATGGTCGCCCCAGCCATTCCCAACGAGTGGGATGTAGAGGAGGCTCTTGGGCCGCTCGCCAGCGATGAAGCCCAATATGTTGAGGATATTTTTTCCCAGATTCCAGCAATCTGGCCGGTGTCTCATTCCCTGTGCTTTGCCTACCTCCATGCGGCTGGACCTGCGCTCTGTTGTCTGGATGCAGATGAACTGTCCCTGTGGGTGCATATGTTGCTTGACCGGTATGAGACAGGCGGTTTGCGAGCTGCGCAACAGTTCATGGAAAATGTTGAGCAGCAATTTGCCTGTTATCGTCGAGGTGAAGGGGGGTTACGTTTGGTTGATGTGCGTGGTCGCCTGCAGCCTTACGTCAATGGACTCGCTGGGCGGGAACTCTCCCTGATTACGGCGGATGTGCCTTCAACCGATGGTGAATCCATCTATCTCCCAGGAGAGATTGGTGTATTCACTGAGCAGGAGGAAAATTTTCTTCTTTATAAGCTCATGGTCAGTTTCCAATGGGCCTGCCTTGACGGCGGCACCTTTGAAGCCCCAGTCTACCTGCCTATCAAAAAGAAGCAGGCGCACCCGCTGGACTGTTTTTTTTCTGAATTTGATAATCCGGCGAATGCTCAATCTCTGTTTCATTATTTTGAGACCGCACGGATTCTGCAGTATCTGCGCGGTGAACTTCCAGGCTTAATGCGTCAGGCTACACCGCTTCTGAAAAAACTTATCCCCGAAGAGGCTGATTCTTCCACACTACTGGCAAGGTTGCAACGAGGCTTGCTTCATGATCAGTGGCTGGAGCAGGGGACCTCTGCCATTGATGACAGCGCTCGTCAGCTGCTTTCCACTCTTGTTGAGGCTGACAGGAGTAACAGTATTAGCCTGGAGGCCGTTCGCGAATTGATGCCACTTGTTGATCCAGAGGAGAAGCTTGCCCAAAGCAATCCGCTGGTTTTTCAGGGCAAATTACGCTTACAGGAAATGCGTAACCTCGGTCTTCGTGAGAAGATGGATAAAGAGTTGCGCATGATGCAATCAGCCCATCTGCCACCGGTGGCTAATCAAGTGGAAAAGGAGCAGCAAGCCACTAATGGGGGGCAGCAACATGGTCAGGATGCAGCCATGATCATTGATATTGAGACTGCGCTTGAGCAGTTGCCCCCCTTTATGCATTCACAGATGAACCTGGAATCGGCATTGCTCGAGGAAAAAAATTCTCAAACCACAGATCCTGGCCAGAGCGCAACGACTGAAAATACGGTGAATGCAAATGAAGGGAGCGGAGGCCAGGTTTTTGCCAAAGAGGGGCAGGGGGGTAACGGTGGAGAGCCGGAGCACTTTGAACCTCTCGTCTACGATGAATGGGATTTTCGCCGTAAAGGATTTCGCAAAAACTGGTGTGTGGTTCGAGAAAAGGAAATCACTCCGGTCAAAAACACCTTTATGGAAAAAACGCTCAAGCAGTATCGGGGACATATTCGTCGTCTGCGGCACCAGTTTGAACGCCTCCAGACCAGCGAGCGATTTGTCCGGCGCCAGCGTGAAGGGAGCGATATTGATTTTGATGCTGTTGTTGAATCCATGTCGGATATGCAGGCAGGACGGCATGGCTCTGATCGCCTCTTTATTCGCCTAGCAAGAGAGCAACGTGACATTGCGGTCTACTTTTTGGTGGATATGTCAAACTCCACCGCAGGTTGGGTAGGGCAATCGATTAAAGAAGCCCTGGTCTTGATTTGTGAAGCCATGGAGGTGCTCAATGATCGCTATGGTATCTACGGGTTTTCCGGGATGCGGCGTCTTCGTTGTGAACTCTTCCCGGTCAAGCGTATGAATGAGCACTACTCACAGACTGTACGCGAACGTATCAGTGCCATTGGTCCACGAGAGTATACCCGCATGGCCCCGGCAATTCGTCATATGACGTCACTCTTTTCTACCGTGGAGGCGAAGGTTCGCCTTTTGATTGTGCTCTCAGATGGAAAGCCTGAAGATTATGATGATTATAAGGGGGATTACGCAATTGAAGATACCCGTCATGCCCTGCTTGAGGCCAAGGCCCAGGGAATTCATCCTTTTTGTATCACTATAGATCGCCAGGCCCATGAGTATATGGATCATATGTATGGGGAGGTGAATTACATTTTTATTGATAAAATCAAACAGCTGCCAGCGAGGATGTCAGAGATTTACCGAGCGTTGACCAGCTAA
- a CDS encoding methyl-accepting chemotaxis protein produces MPGFSQLKIRSKLMATFSLILIFMAGVGWVGYQGMRIIDKNLNELFLVSIPSVDLLIEADRDLHQALIAERTMIFETAHTPAFASLQEDYEKNIQQADDRFEKFTQLVSSEEERRLIQSYKQDRSAWKPISRQVVELAASGTPSDRAKAQELSLGKVSELFEKSRNNIDQLTEITLKNAELAREDAGSIYRRALITLLGILVVACGVSIVMAVVLSQVIAKPIREAVAGLMDIAQGEGDLTKRLQVRSKDEIGELGTWLNVFMEKLQGIIRGVRQNTQALDGSSSHLLTLSGGLATGSGMASKQAESVAAAAEQMNTNLGNVAAAMEESTTNISMVAAAAEEMNSTISDIAQNVEQANQVAGNAVEQAGLTVTKMNALGEAAQAIGKVTETITEISEQTNLLALNATIEAARAGEAGKGFAVVANEIKELAKQTADATLHIKEQISGVQKTTSETVVNIDSITKVIHQVGDIVSTIAGAVGEQAEATREIAENISQASMGLQEVNENVNQSSAVASSITEDIAGVGVSSTSIAESSNKVSASAADLQNLARELKKVVDQFRIE; encoded by the coding sequence ATGCCAGGATTTAGCCAGTTGAAAATTCGTAGCAAACTCATGGCAACATTTTCCCTCATCCTCATCTTTATGGCCGGGGTAGGTTGGGTGGGATACCAAGGGATGAGGATTATTGATAAAAATCTCAATGAATTGTTTCTGGTCAGCATACCTTCTGTTGATCTGCTGATTGAAGCGGATAGAGATCTGCATCAGGCCCTGATTGCTGAGCGGACCATGATCTTTGAAACCGCACATACTCCTGCCTTTGCTTCCTTGCAGGAGGACTATGAAAAAAATATTCAGCAGGCCGATGATCGGTTTGAAAAATTTACGCAGCTGGTTTCATCGGAAGAAGAGCGCAGACTCATCCAATCCTATAAGCAGGATCGAAGTGCGTGGAAGCCAATTTCCCGGCAGGTCGTGGAACTTGCCGCCTCAGGAACTCCCTCGGATCGTGCCAAAGCCCAAGAGCTGAGCCTTGGCAAGGTCAGTGAACTTTTCGAGAAATCCCGAAATAATATTGACCAACTTACAGAAATAACCCTGAAAAATGCGGAACTTGCACGTGAGGATGCTGGCTCGATTTATCGTCGGGCGCTGATAACTCTGCTGGGTATTCTGGTAGTAGCCTGCGGTGTTTCTATTGTTATGGCGGTTGTTCTTAGTCAGGTTATAGCAAAACCAATTCGAGAGGCTGTGGCCGGGTTAATGGATATAGCCCAGGGGGAAGGAGATTTAACCAAAAGACTTCAGGTTCGCAGCAAGGATGAAATAGGGGAATTGGGGACCTGGCTTAATGTCTTTATGGAAAAATTGCAGGGGATTATACGAGGTGTCAGGCAAAACACTCAGGCTTTGGATGGCTCTTCTTCCCATTTGTTGACCCTCTCAGGGGGGCTGGCGACAGGATCTGGGATGGCGTCAAAACAGGCGGAGAGTGTAGCTGCTGCAGCCGAGCAGATGAATACAAACTTGGGGAATGTGGCTGCTGCCATGGAGGAATCTACCACCAATATATCCATGGTGGCTGCGGCGGCCGAAGAAATGAATTCAACCATCAGTGATATTGCCCAAAATGTTGAGCAGGCCAATCAGGTGGCTGGTAATGCGGTTGAGCAGGCCGGGTTAACCGTAACCAAGATGAATGCTCTGGGGGAAGCTGCTCAAGCCATCGGTAAGGTTACCGAGACTATAACAGAGATTTCAGAGCAGACAAATCTTCTGGCCTTAAATGCGACGATTGAAGCCGCCCGTGCCGGTGAAGCTGGAAAGGGATTTGCAGTGGTCGCCAATGAAATTAAGGAACTTGCCAAGCAGACAGCGGATGCCACCCTCCACATCAAGGAGCAGATCAGCGGCGTACAGAAGACCACTTCTGAAACAGTGGTGAATATCGATTCTATCACCAAAGTAATTCATCAGGTCGGTGATATCGTCAGTACGATCGCTGGTGCTGTGGGAGAACAGGCAGAAGCAACTCGAGAGATTGCTGAAAATATTTCCCAGGCTTCAATGGGCTTGCAGGAAGTCAACGAAAACGTGAACCAGAGTTCGGCTGTTGCCTCCTCCATCACAGAGGATATCGCTGGTGTGGGAGTCTCATCGACCAGCATTGCAGAGAGCAGCAATAAGGTGAGTGCCAGTGCTGCTGACCTGCAGAACCTGGCCCGTGAACTGAAGAAGGTGGTGGATCAATTCAGGATTGAATGA
- a CDS encoding PilZ domain-containing protein, with product MPETITTARADAVSNRLHLTISGKIDIQALELLFVEVQKAVAQLQPGFEVVNDISQCKFIYVNSLPIYKKIIDFLLTQKTGEIIRIVQSDNISCKQIMSFSDQIHCYQPLYASSSHEAEELLKTVKPRQGIRLQLKHLQMAYDSAAGSGEAMLVDISTTGCAVTQAKPILPVGTQFEGYIAFSPHPPLLGRIQLKAKVVRTNNLGFAASFIDLSDDFREQLYQRLIHEACQSTFNMATQAST from the coding sequence ATGCCTGAAACTATTACCACTGCGCGAGCCGATGCGGTCTCCAACCGTCTGCATCTCACCATTTCCGGTAAAATTGACATTCAGGCACTGGAACTGCTTTTTGTTGAAGTGCAAAAAGCAGTGGCTCAATTGCAACCAGGCTTCGAAGTCGTCAACGATATTTCACAATGCAAATTCATTTATGTGAATAGCCTGCCAATTTATAAAAAAATCATCGATTTTCTGTTAACACAAAAAACCGGAGAGATTATTCGCATCGTTCAATCGGACAACATCAGCTGTAAACAAATCATGAGTTTCAGTGATCAAATCCACTGTTATCAACCGCTCTATGCCTCTTCATCTCATGAGGCTGAAGAACTCCTCAAAACGGTTAAACCGCGGCAAGGTATACGCTTACAACTCAAACACCTGCAGATGGCCTATGATTCAGCTGCGGGCAGCGGAGAGGCTATGCTGGTTGATATTTCCACCACTGGTTGCGCGGTGACGCAAGCAAAGCCTATTCTTCCTGTGGGCACTCAGTTTGAGGGATATATTGCCTTTTCTCCCCACCCACCTCTTCTCGGCCGCATCCAACTCAAAGCAAAAGTTGTACGCACGAATAATCTTGGATTTGCCGCCAGTTTTATAGACCTCAGTGATGATTTTCGTGAGCAACTGTATCAACGCCTCATCCATGAAGCCTGCCAATCCACCTTCAACATGGCAACACAAGCATCGACATAA